Part of the Ursus arctos isolate Adak ecotype North America unplaced genomic scaffold, UrsArc2.0 scaffold_4, whole genome shotgun sequence genome, CTTCAAATTTCCCACAAATAACAAGTGCCAATAAAACAGAAGAGATGAAAAAACTTTCCATGTAATAAAAAGGATTGCAAGGTGGCAAGCTAAGGGGGAGGAAAAGACCCTCCACTtcttaagaaaattatatatgtaaatgtatattctcttcttaagaaaattatatacataaattaaaaaaaattctatatgtAACTTTATTACATGTTGTTATATgtacacgtgtacacacacacacacacatatgtaactttcagttttcccttttgATTATAGCCACAAAGCGTATGTCTTCCTGTACATGGCtatgttcatttatttccttaagGACATAAACCCTTTGCATGGAATCCTAGAATCTTTTGGCTGTCACATAGGTGACTATGCTAATTTTGTGACTCCAGGTACCTACAAGTAGTGGCAAGTTATGGAACGAGCTGGGTATAGTTTATGTGATGTTCATAAGGACAGGAAATAGGATGTGAAGAGTCTCAGGGCCTTCCAGTGAGGACATGGGGCACAGATGATTTAATAGCAACTTGGCTAGGGTGCCTGGAGTAAATTGTTTTCATTCTCCTTACTGTTATACCTGGTAATTTGCCAGGGTAACAGGTGAAAATTGATGAGGGGGTGGTGATTTCTAGGACATAGACCAGAGGAGCCGGGAGTTCTGAATTCCTTTGGCAAGAGCTTTGTCTCATGGGGTGCATTATACTGTAATACTACTGGAcagtacttttcattttatttctacaaagaaaGATGGTAATGGTTCCAGCAGGCTGAGTTTATGCTATGAATGTGATCATGGGGCAGTAGGGAAGGATGCTCCATAATGCAATTATTATTAGATTTTCCATGAATATGGACATGAGATGTTCCATATAAAGGTAAATTCCATGCAAatctatttcaaattttatttcttttagaaaaccTCTAATCGGAGGCCTCATGATAAATAGGAGGGGTCATCTTATCTATCAATCAGAATTCATAGGATTTTATAGAACTTTACAGAATTTCTATTACGTCCTGGGTGGGTTTGCTGAATACAACACCCAAAGAAATCTCTGTCCTCTAAGAATACAAAGGGAGGAGCAAGCAGGAAGAAACGCATAGCTCCTAATTTCTGAATACAAAATTAGTGAGAATATGACCTAGTCAGACACATACTCACATATATAGACTCTAGCGAGAAAAGGATTAGACCAAAGAGCGCACTTAACAATGAAATTGATTTCTCAGATATTatataccattttcttttttttttaaagattttatttatttatttaacagagatagagacagccagcgagagagggaacacaagcagggggagtgggagaggaagaagcaggctcatagcggaagagcctgatgtggggctcgatcccataacgctgggatcacgccctgagccgaaggcagaagcttaaccgctgtgccacccaggcgcccctatataccattttctataaataattgAGTGGGGTGATTAAAACACTCTTTAAAAGACTATTAGCTAGTGCTTCTTAAGGTAATGTTTTTAATAATCTGTTACTAACTAGAAATTAGAATTATAAACTCAAGGAAAGcttgttctttaaaatataatttctagaaAGGAGTAAGATTTTCAACATGTCAGGGTCTAAAGACTTGCCCTGCtggcctttgttttccttgtggatgggagagaaacaaagataagaatcCATGTTCTTTTCGGCCTCACGTGTGACAAGCATCGTTTTACTTGGGGTTTGGTCTTTCATGGGGTTTGTTAATCCTTGCAAGCTTTATTTCCAGCCCAGCATCATTTCTTCAGTTTGTTTGCATTTCTCAGAAGAGAGCCTTTCTTGGAGGGCTACTCCATTCCCCAAGATGAGATTATGCCTCTGGGCTACAGGTGCAGAAAGCAAGGGGTCATTAAAGCAGACAACTGAACTATTTCCCCACCGCAGCCCTTCTCCAAAGCAGAATTTAAGACTTCGGGAGAGAAGTAGAGAATTAGTAGAAGACCTATTTTCACTCCAATGCTTGGCCAATAATGATCATGTCATGGGCCTCGCAGTTCTGGCTCAGGCCGGACAATGCCCATGAATGATGTGGGGAAATTTGTCAGCCCACCTCAGTGTTTTCGGTCAAGTAGAATCAGCCAAACTCTGTCCAATGTTGACCGACAGTGCTATTCTCATGCAAAAAATCTCCCTCTAAAGGACATCAGTAGATCGACATCTTTGGTAATGTTTTCTGATGCGAAGAAATGGactgatttcttcttcttgttgTTTGTGAAGCCTCTGCCGCCTTGTCATGACTCGCCGGAATCCATGCAGGTGTTCAGACAGCACTGCCAAATAGCGGAGGAATACAATGAGGTCAAAAAGGAGATCGCTCTGCTTGAGGAAAGGAAGTAAGTACCGTCCCCCTGAGCTCTCTCGCCTCTTAGTACTGTCTACTGGTCATGGACcaggggaagcagggaaggaatgGGCGAGGgtgagggtgagagggagggatgggggcaaGTGACGTTCTGTGGTTCAGAGGTTACTAGGCCACTGTGTGTATCATGTCTGATAATAGAAAAGATCCAAATTGAACTGCTGAAGACAAAATGCTTTGCTTTATGGAGTACTGAGAAGAACAGCAGGAGGACTTCCTAcctgaaacttaatttttttaataagcattttttgttcaggaaattaaaaatgccagAATACCACCCAGAGTCACACTCTGTTCCCTGCGGATGTGCCCAAAGGCCCCAGAGCACTTTGGCTTGAAGTGAATTTTGATTAATGCTTAATGGTGGAGTTCCTGCGTCAAGTCCAGAAGCCAGTGGGATGGATCTTTGGCTTAATGTAAATGTATTAGTTGACTAACTGCGTTTTATAGGCCAATAGCCcgaggaggtttttttttttttgtaatcttgATAGCTTCCATTACCATTCCAGTTCTGCTGGAGGGAATTATAGAGttctattaattaaattaattaattaaagcatTCTAATTTTACTCACACTTAGCTTTTTCTAGCAGAATTCTCCTCCTTTTTAATCGCACTCGGTTCTACCAGTGTCTACCCCAGGGATCCCCGTTCTTTCATACTTTCAAAGCCTCAGACCCCTTTCTGCCCTAGCATTGTGTAGACCCTGTTTATGCATTTATTAGTGAGAtcttttgattaatatttgcATCTCCTTCTACATGGTAACGACTAAGTGCTTTTAATCCCTGAAAGCAGGGAGAGTCGGGTGTCGCTTTGCACCGTATTTCTGAAGCCGAGCCCAGTACATGGGATGTTGATGCTGAATGAGTTTTGTTGAGTGTGTGACACGTGATCCAAACATGTTTTGATTCTTtaactttctactttttttcccaCTTCCTCTTCCTGAGTGATAGATGGTATGTActtattatttagtttttaaatcaaAGCAAGTGAAATACGTTctgagaaatttataaaattcttgGGGCTCTTTGaagactgccccccacccccccactctccAGAATGATGGTTGGACAGAATAACATGGTGGGGAGCAGTATGGGTTGTAGGGTCAGACTTTGCATTTACTGTACGACCTCGGTTAACAAACCTTTTCTTACTTCCTTGCTGTGTTGTGCTTCAAACATAAAATCATACCTGGACTGATGGCTAAAGGGGATGAGAAGATATTTATGAGGAGATCAAAAAAACACAACTTCCCCTCATTAATCTGAGACTTTGTTTTTGGTCTGAGAGTTCTCATAAATTGGTTGGAATGCTCAGATTACACATTTGCACACAATCTGAGTCCTGAAAAAACCTTCTTAAAGGAGCTGTAGAAGCTTATTAATAATACCCACGGGGAAGTTAAAGGAGGACTTGTATCATCAGTAGCCTATAAATGTATCTCctcgtgtgtgcacgtgtgtgtgtgtgtgtatgtatgtgtgtggacTGTGCTGTTGAGACAGAAAAAACAggtaattatgtatttatttgtaaactCTTCAGATTGAAAGTATTGGAGGACTTTGCTTACTTCAGTTAACTCACGGGTGGCCTTTTTTTTGGCAATGCGAGCTCACCCACTAAACCGTATGTTTTGtaagtttatatttttgtgtgtttcattaaaaaataggaTAACGATGCAATAGTGACTCATGCGGCCTTTTATTGAAAACATCCCTGCTATTTCTGCATAACTAATCTTATTTGTTCCCTAAGCCTGTTTGAACTTTGGATTTTCTTGACACTATGATGttatctccctcccctccccccactttcttcTTAAATAATTGGCTAGATGCAGGGGAAAGGCCAGAttcttttgttatcttttttcctttcttttttagaaagtctctcagattcttttttctccattcctgCTCTTGCTATTTGGGATCCAGACTTGCTGCTTCAAATCCTAGTCAATGTTATATTATAACTGGTGTCCCTGCCTATGGTTTCACATTGCTGGAAAAGGACACCAAGTTCTTGGACTGCATTGCAAGCTCTAGCTCACGATGGCCTTAGCACCCCTGTAGAATGTTCTACCTCATCCTTCGTCTTCAGCTATGTTGGCCTATCCActcttcctgcctctgtgccCTTGCTCACACACCAAGCTCTAGAGTGCTGGGTCCTTCTCTGCCAGCTTAGCCAATATACCTGCCCAACCATTCCACGGGGGTCATCTCTCCTCCtgggtaaaagaaaaaacactggaatgattctttttttttttttttttaagatttatttatttatttgagagagtgagagcatgtgtgcgtgaacaaacagggggaggagcaaaggcagaaggagagagaatctttggCAGACTCCTCGCGGAGCGCAGAGCCGGAGccggaggtggggctggatctcatgaccctgagatcctgacctgagccaaaatcaagagtcagaaatataattgactgagccacccaggagcccccggaATGATTCTTTTGGCATATTTGTGGGCTGGTGTTATCAATAGTTATCTGTTTAACTTTATGTCCTGACTTTCTGACTGGGCATAATCCCCTACAAATGTGGACACCTTTTAACATCTCTTTGTGTCCCAACCACCGAGCTTAGGTCAAACATGAGTGAGGGTGATTTCGAGTGACTGATTATAAGACATGGTCATACCCTCTGTGTATACAAATGGTGTAACAGATGTGTCATTTGTAATTTGTATGGTCCCTATTTAAAATACAGAGTCGATATCAGCAATAAGGAATTGCTGAGATAAGGTGTTCAAATAGGAAGTATGATATATCTTATATCTACAAATAAATGAGACTGGTCCTCCAGGGGTTACTGGTGATCATTGTTTGCATTAATACTTTACTGAAGCAGAAATTCATTATGTAGCATATATTTTCCGGGACATTCTCTGCGTTCAAGCAAGATAAATTAGGTCAAATGAATCTGACCCAAGTCATTAGCTCTCTGTGTTTTGATGATTTGGATAAGAACTTGTTTCCCATCATTTCATAAAGTGCAGGCGATTAAGTTGTCTCTGGTGATTGGCTAGCGTGagttagagacaaagagagatgCTAACTCAGGTATTTTAAAAGAGGTTTTCTTTAGTGAAGCCTTGTGGGCACAGGTGAAGCTGAACTTCTCTCTCATCTCCAGAGGGGGTCACCCTGGATCAAGTTTGGGAGACTGTgcggaggagagagaagagttgattgtaactattatttaaaatcatGTCTATTAGATAGATAAAGAGAGTCAAACATTTCCTAGGACTATAAACTCAGCATGCAgtgaatttaatttaaagaatCACTTCTGGCTTATTTGCTGTATGAAAAGCTTATTCTtacttttattagatttttttttcttctcaattgaaaaaaatgacaattttattgAAGGCTTTAAAAACTTACCAAGAATTCTGACATCCGTCCAGAATTCCTACTATTATTTCTGCCTCTTTTTAGGCCTTTTGAATGTGAACCGATATTTTTATAGAATTGGATCTATAATAAAATCAAATGTGTACATgcttttctcaataaatattgtaaaatttaaaatataacacagTTTTTTCTGTGGATGTAATGGGAGAAAGTGAGAGGTAGACATTTTATGACTTCTGAAATTTATCACCAATATTTTGACAGCAAATTAAAGTATAGATTAAGCTACCATTAGATCTACAATTAGATTTACAATTAGTAGAGGTTGCTTTGCTCCAGATAGGGTATTTGATCTTGTTCAGAGGAGACACCAgttgtcttctgtatgtgtgagACATCGTGCCAGATGCTGTGGTGTTTCAAAGATTGACTTAGAATGTCAGAAACAGAGATAAACTCTTAGAAAAATCAGGATGAAAAGtgttacataattaaaaaaaataactctggTTTTCGGtatgttcacagagttgtgcCGCCATCATCATagttttagagcattttcatgccccaggaaacaaaccttgtaccccttcctccctctccccatcagCCACCGACCCCCACTCATCTACCttctctctatggatttgcctattctggatacgtcatataaatggaatcatacagtatacgGTCTTTTTTGACTGGCTACTTTCGCTcggcatgatgttttcaaggttcacctaTGTCGTAGCttgtgtcagtacttcattccttttcatggctgaataatattccattgttgcctagtctgtgttttatttatccatccatcagttatggacatttgggttgtttgctCTTTGGTTAATTATGAACATTCGAGTATAAGTTTtcgtgtggacatatgttttcagttcacTTGGGTATGTGCCTAAGAGTAGAACGGCTGGGTCCTGTGATAACTCAATGTGCAACCTCtggaggaactgccagactgtttctaaagtggctgcaccattttatagtCCCACCAGACACGTATGAAGGTTCTGacttctccatatctttgccgaCTCTTATGTCTTTTTGGTTAAAGCCATGCTAGTGGCTGCAAaatgatgtctcattgtagtttcgatTGAGACTTCCCTCACAGCTGAACACggtgagcaccttttcatgtgttttttggcactttttatgtcttcttggagaaatgtccattcagatcctttgcccatttttcagttgggttatttctcttttgattatagaattgaaaaaatgttatataatttttgtgGGTTCAGGCAAAACATTAGAAAAGGATGTTCATATGGGGATAACACAAAAATATCAGACCTATatcttcagatcttttttttttaaagatttatttacttatttcagagagagagagagagcacatgaatgGAGAAGGGctggtgcagagggaaagggagacaagcagattctccactcagtggggatcctgatgtggggcttgatcccagaaccatgagatcatgacctgactgaaaccaagagtccgacgcttaacagatcgatcgagccacccaggcacccctatcttcagatcttttaaaaatacataaaatgataaTTGAAGGAACAACATCTTATTGAGGGGAACTTATCAGGATGGGGGAAAGGGAGCATATGTAATTTGTAACAGCGTAGTCAAAAAATAGCCCTGTTCTGATTTGTTTTCAGTCATGGCATTTAATTTGTTCTGAATTTTCCAATAACAATAGATTTTTATGTTTaaccagaaatatttatttctttaggacATTCCTGaaggaacagatttttttaagttgtgttcTGGGGAACCTTTCAAAGATTGGGGATGAAGGGGGTGTCAGGCAAGGGAGTGTCCAAAGACCAATCAGAGAAAGTCCTATTTGGTTGGTTTTATTTGCTTCACTTCAGGGTGAGATTTTCCTTGAAAAATGGTATCATAGCTAGAAGATATTGAAAACCAAATCTCACTTTTATAttccaggcttttaaaaaaattctttaaacaaaTTTACACAGCCCCCAGAAATTAGCAAATTTATTGTCATAAAGCAATAGCAAATGGAGAGATTTCTCCGTAAGTGTTTGCAGCGTAAGCAGTAAGATGGGGGGGagtcctctcctcttccctaaGGCATCCTGATACGGGTAAGATGCCTCTGTATAGGGTATAAGACTTGCGTTCATTTTCTGACGGTGGAGATATGCTTCCTGAGAGCAACGTCACTAGCAGGAATCGAGGAAAGTGCCTGGTTTGCAATAGGATTTCAAGAACTAATTGAGTGGATGAATAGAACCAAAGAACTGTCTTGGCTCTTCACTCTGCTCCAGAGGTATAGGCGAGGGCATTTTTCCCTTTTAGGATTTAGTTTTGTGTGAAATCCCATTGTTCCAAACTTCTCCAGGCTTTGAGATTACACTTTCCTTTCATGCTCCAGTCATAATGATTTGGGCCTCTTACGCCATCTAATTATCTGCTGTTCAGTCTTCTAACTGGAATCTCATTCCTTAGTATCTCTCCATCTAATCTCTGCCTGGAACCGTATTAAGAGGGACAGAATATTTACCACTTCTCAATGAGAGTGCCTTTAAGTAGGTCTCCCTTGCTAAGGAAAGAGGCTCCAATCTTTAGGGGAGCAGAATGAGGCAACGTTTTGTTTTTCATCTATTCCTATTCTAGGATTAACTCTTTGTGGCGTGATTGATAGTGGAAATCTCCATTTCCTTTGGAGTAGGTGGTTCTTAACTGAGCCAATTCCTCAGTCCCCAAGACCTGGAtattggcaatgtctggagacatttttcgTTCTAataattgggggtgggggaagatgcTACTGGTATTTAGTGAATAGAGGCTGGGGAGGCTGCTAAGCCTTCTATGATGCCAGTGAATATGGCAGCCTCCAGTAGCAAAGAGTTGTCTGGCCCAAAAGATTGATTGTGCCAAGAGAAACTCTAGAGCAAATCTCACTTCTTTCTGCAAAAAGTGTTGTCCTTTGCCTCGCAAATGATGAGATATATTTATTCCTTATGGATTATTCATTTGTAGGGCTCCAATTACCACAGTCTAGACTGTGCTTTGCAATTCCATTTCAATACCATTGATTGTTCCCCCACCCACATACGATGAAGGTAGACTTTCACATCCTTTTTTGCCATCTTGAAGCATCTGCTGCTTCTTTCCTGTGTATCAAGGCTTGTCCTTCTTTCCTGTGTATCAAGGCTTGTCCTAGAGCACATGTCTTTTAAGAACCACCAATAGTGCAGTCCAAATCATTATTTAGAATAAACTTCTCCCCATGATGAAGACTGTATTTTATCACATTATTACCCAAAACTCTTTAGCTCATTATGGCCAAAACATCTAAGATTTTGTCTTTTCCAAGTAAAAGACTTAGTCAACTTTGAAAGTCCCCAGAATAATGGTAGTGATCTTTCcagaaacagaaatatttgtCCTAATGATGAATTCATGTCCCAACCTCCTGCAACATAAAGAATCTCCTTAATTTCGGCATTAGTTTCCACAAAGTTTCAAAGTTCTCTTCACTTGCgctttcccttcccccatttgTTATAGCAAATAAAAACTTCTCCAGGCATATGGCTTAGGATGGGGATGGCAGATGATCTATGATGGACCCAAGGTCATGAAGTACACTGTTGAAGTACATCATGTTGGAAACTATCTTATAGGTTCTTGATTTCAGAAATAGCATTCCTGTAATGATGGTCTTCTACCCCCTTATCACATGACGCTGAAGGGAATGCTAGAAATGATAAACACAAAATCAAAGGCAGGACCACATTTTCGCCAATTATAGTTATTGATTTGTTCCTCAGATCATCTATTTATAAGATTGTCTCCATAACTTGATGTGCCAGGTTTAATTATGAATTGCTAATGGACGAACATAAACACATCTACATAAATAGGTCTTGGGCAGAAGACAACACACATTTTGACAGTGTTCATTGAATGTCTGTGTAATTGCTTATCAGATACACCAAGCTAATTTAGAAACTTATCATTGGAGTCCTCTTGATTCCAGTACGGAAGAAATTGTTATTGACTTTCTCCAACACAAGAAAACCAGACTAGACCATCATGATCATTCCTTTTAGTTGTAAAATATGTGATTGTGTGATTTATCTTTTCTTACCAGTCAAAACGCGTAACAGATGTCCTCAGGAGTTTTAAGCGAGTTCATATATGGAATCAGGACAATAGCTATCCTTATACCGGGTACTGCCAATTTCCAGGCCATGATTTGAAAGCAAAACTCTATTTCCATGTGAATTATGCGTGTGACACAGTTCGTTTGAGTTTTACGTTTTGCTAATCAATTTCTTTAGGACAGTTACATAAGGAACTTTACTAATATTTAATTATTGACATTTATTGCTTAAACTATGCTTAGAGGCAAAGAACCCTAAACATTTAATCAGAAGGATAGGTTTGATTTCTGGCTCGCTCTTATTAGTTGGGTGACTTTTTCCACTAAGTTAAGCACTTTGcatttctatttcctcatctttagAACACATGTGATTTGTCTCTGAGGTATCTTActctttaattattcattcagcaagtatttattgggaACCTTTATATTCTCGATACCATGGAAAATCCAAAGATCAATAAGAGCCCAAAGGAACCTTGTGTATATGTATAGCAGTGTTCCAGCTTATCTTCCCTTTGTCCCctttgggcattttttttttccaatgccTGGTTTTGCTCAGTGGTCATCAAAGCAGGTGCACAAAGCAGTACATTGGGTGAAGGAAAAATATACTAGAACTTCAATTCTgatttgtgttttgtctttttcctggggtaaattttttgttaaagattttatttttttatttgagagagagagagagagagagagcgagcatggggggggtgtcagagggagaagcagactccctgctgagcagggagcctgatttgggatttgatcctgggactccaagatcatgatctgagccaaaggcagttgcttaaccaactgagccacccaggtgccctggggtaactttttatttttgatggttTCAAActtagaaaagttgcaaaaattgtATAAAGAACTCCCATATATCCTTTGCTGGATTCACTAATTATTAAACACTTCTCTGGTTGTGCTTTATTCTCCCTCCATCAACACTGCACACTActgggcttctctctccctctttcaggGAGATGaggcatctatctatctatctatctatctatctatatctatctatctatctatctatctatctatgccCCATTGCTCTAAATACTTCAGTACTTCAGTATTTTCTAAGAATAAGCACATTCTCTCATTTAACCCCAGTACGATAATTACAAATCAAGAATTTCAGCGTTGAAGCCGTACTATTATTTCACAATCCACATTTAAATTGCATCAATTTCTGAACAATGTCCTTCACAGCAATTTTTTTCCAGTCCGGAATTGCACATTGCACtttgttgtcatttttctttagtttccttaAATATGGAACAGTTCAGGCTAGCAATTTGAAGAGTACAGGCTAGCAATTTTGTAGAATTTCCCTCAATTTGAGGTTGTCTAGTGTATGCACTTTTGGCAGGAATACCAGAAAAAGGATGTGTCCTTGGTGCCGGCGATACCTATTTATCTTCTTACTGGTGGTGTCAAGgttgatcacttggttaaagcGGACTTCCAGGTGTCTTAGGCTTTTGcctacagagaaagaaatctgACACATGCTTATAGGCAAAGAATTTGGTTAGATCTAGTTTAGGATTCCCGACTCACATAAAGGGAGTGGACCTGTTTTGAGTTGTCATGTTCAGTAAATCTAAACCTGGACTGGGAATCTTCAGCTCCttattatgtgtatttatatCAGTGCATTATTTACATGTAATTACTGAGAACTGAATTTGTTTAAGACCTAATCACTACAAGTTCCCTTCCAATAACCTTACCCTACCTCCTGAATTCTAGCGTCGGGCCAGCACGAAAAGTAGATACATTGTTTTGTTAAATAGGGCTGCAAGATATACATAAGCAGTAGGGAAGGAcatggaaaataatatttgcagGAAGGAGTTGGATTTTTTAGTTCAAAGAAGCCGAAATGAGATTTGTTAAGCCctgaaggagaaaacaaaggaagacagTAATTGAATTTGGAAGACAAAGACAAGGTAAAGGACAAACTATAGTTTTACCCATAAGACAATAGATCCGATCTTAAATTATAAACTGAGTttctgggtccccccccccccaactagtTATAACTTTTACAATTTGttgtactctttaaaaaaaaaaatcactttttttttttttgatcgtCGAAGGACTCCTTGAGCTTTTTTGCTCTATATTTAGTATTTTGGACATGTTGGTAGAGGTGCTGGAATAAAATAAAGTGGCTAAAACTCGCAAAGCCGGAAAAGCTGAAAGTAAGGCATTGGAAGTCAGTAGAGATGGTGAAATtcagaaaagcagaaggaaacaTTCTGTTTCCATTATGCTGTTACTGCATCCTTTAGTTTGCTTGCATTAAATTGTGTGCTTTTTTCCTCACCTGCCCCCTGAATCTTCAGAAAGGAGCTCATCGCCAAGCTGGaccaggcagagaaggagaagggggatgCCGCGCAGCTGGCTCGCGAATTCGAGGTGCTGATGGAGGAGAACCGGGCGTTGAAGTTGGCTCAGTCCCAGTGTGTGGAGCAGCTGGAAAAGCTTAGAATACAGTATCAGAAGAGACAGGGCTCATCCTAACTTGAAGCGATTCAATGTGAGCGTAGAAGGTTGGTGACTGCTGTGTGCTGgcccaaagatttttattttaaagggataGTGTGTAAgattttatggtttctttttattaCCCATGTGGCAAACGTCTATCATGAATTTAATGCTTGCCAGATCCAGTTTGAGAGAAggggtattttattttcaataagatGATCAAAGCAAACCTATTGCCAATCTATGTTTTCCGAGATCAATAATTCAttgccaaagatttttttttttccttcttgagaaAGATGTGATCATACTGTACTTCAGGGTAGAAAAcgataaaaatagaatattgacTGACTCGGCCAAGAATCATGAACAGAATTGAGCCATGAAACAAACTAGTGAGAGGCTCACTGCACTTTCatatctgtgtatttttaaatttcacgtCTTGACTATTTCAGCTGTGCTCAGCCCGCAGTCAGAAACGTCTGCACCCATATTTATGTTCACCAGAGTTAGGTTTAATCCCTCAATGACTGATTGTCCTGAGAATAAATGGTTGCATATCATAAAAGCTTTCTCAGGAAAATATTAGCAGAAAGCGTGTTTGTGCCAAAAGCACATCTACCAGTGCTAACTTGCTGTTGTAATAAAAAGCTGATAAGACCGCATGTCTTTCACGCCACGTTACCAGCCAGTAAACATCTCTGCCTTTGCTTGTGTGCGCTCTGGGGGCATGGGGGGGGATGGGAAAGTGTTGTTTGGACATTACTTTGGTGAGCTCCCATGAAAACATCAGTAACTCTCTAACTATGACTTTGCTTTGGATTTAAGGAGATATTTTGGATCAGTAATAACAGATAGGAACATATGAATAAATTCAGGAATAAGATGATTTTTCCCTCGTTCCACCTATCACCATATTTCCCCGATCGATCTCTTTGTTTTATGTCCATTTCTATTCATGtaacttctttttcattaaaCATGAATCAAAACTGTCAGTCTGTGTTTTG contains:
- the MAP3K7CL gene encoding MAP3K7 C-terminal-like protein isoform X1; the encoded protein is MVDSKQRRLHRNLEDPGEDQGSGAHMISTARVPADKPVRIAFSLDNASDETPPEDAIPLVFPELDQQLQPLPPCHDSPESMQVFRQHCQIAEEYNEVKKEIALLEERKKELIAKLDQAEKEKGDAAQLAREFEVLMEENRALKLAQSQCVEQLEKLRIQYQKRQGSS
- the MAP3K7CL gene encoding MAP3K7 C-terminal-like protein isoform X2, with the translated sequence MQVFRQHCQIAEEYNEVKKEIALLEERKKELIAKLDQAEKEKGDAAQLAREFEVLMEENRALKLAQSQCVEQLEKLRIQYQKRQGSS